A stretch of Lepisosteus oculatus isolate fLepOcu1 chromosome 11, fLepOcu1.hap2, whole genome shotgun sequence DNA encodes these proteins:
- the LOC102687014 gene encoding E3 ubiquitin-protein ligase TRIM63 isoform X1, whose amino-acid sequence MDFQSSIIQESNRMENLEKQLICPICLEIFSKPVVILPCQHNLCRKCANDVFQAANPYWTSRGTNISGGRFRCPSCRHEVVLDRHGVYGLQRNLLVENIIDIYKQESSSPRPLKKVDQPMCLEHEDEKINIYCVTCQVPTCSMCKVFGAHKNCEVSPLENVYQHQKTELSDGIATLVAGNDRVQAIMNQLEDTCRTIEENSQRQKQSLSEHFDMLYAILEERKGEMLLKISQEQEEKMSYVRSLIQQYKEQLDGSSKLVETAIHSMEEPTVATFLMNAKQLLKDMTEASKQTHIQRTEPGFENMDHFTLNIEHIEAMLRTMDFGTAENDEEYDEEEQEEEEEEGGEEPSEDQTTGQD is encoded by the exons ATGGATTTCCAATCGAGCATCATCCAGGAGTCCAACAGGATGGAGAACCTGGAGAAGCAGTTGATCTGCCCCATTTGCCTGGAGATCTTCTCCAAGCCTGTGGTCATTCTGCCTTGCCAACACAACCTGTGTCGAAAATGTGCCAATGATGTGTTTCAG GCTGCAAACCCGTACTGGACGTCCCGTGGTACTAATATTTCGGGAGGCCGTTTCCGGTGTCCATCATGTCGTCACGAGGTGGTCCTGGACCGGCACGGGGTCTACGGGCTGCAGAGGAATCTGCTGGTGGAGAACATCATCGACATCTACAAACAGGAGAGCAGCAG CCCCAGGCCACTGAAGAAAGTAGACCAGCCCATGTGTTTGGAGCATGAGGATGAGAAGATCAATATTTATTGTGTGACCTGCCAGGTGCCCACCTGCTCCATGTGCAAAGTGTTTGGAGCTCACAAGAACTGCGAGGTGTCACCCCTGGAGAATGTCTACCAGCATCAAAAG ACGGAGCTCAGTGATGGCATTGCTACACTGGTGGCAGGCAACGACCGAGTCCAGGCCATCATGAACCAGCTGGAGGACACCTGCCGAACCATCGAG GAGAACAGCCAACGGCAGAAGCAGAGCCTCAGCGAGCACTTTGACATGCTCTACGCCATCCTGGAGGAGAGGAAAGGGGAGATGCTGCTGAAGATAAGCCAGGAGCAGGAAGAGAAGATGAGCTACGTGCGTTCCCTTATACAACAGTACAAGGAGCAGTTGGACGGGAGCTCCAAACTGGTGGAGACAGCCATCCATTCTATGGAAGAGCCAACAGTGGCAACATTCTTAATG AATGCTAAACAGCTCCTTAAAGA catgacagAGGCTTCCAAACAGACACACATCCAGAGAACAGAGCCTGGCTTTGAGAACATGGATCACTTCACCCTCAACATCGAACACATAGAGGCAATGCTCAGAACCATGGACTTTGGAACAG CAGAAAATGATGAGGAGTATGATGAAGAGGAgcaagaggaggaggaagaggaagggggAGAGGAGCCATCAGAAGATCAAACAACAG GTCAAGACTGA
- the LOC102694212 gene encoding protein FAM76A — translation MAALYACTKCNQRFPFEALSQGQQLCKECRIAHPMVKCTYCRTEFQQESKTNTICKKCAQNVKLYGTPKPCQYCNIIAAFIGNKCQRCTNSEKKYGPPHTCEQCKQQCAFDRKDDRRKVDEKLLCWLCTLSYKRVLQKTKEQRKHLSSSSHSSLPEKEQFTRLSSSSHYNSQKTLSTSSIQNEIPKKKPKFDAISSNGDSFSPDLALDSPGTDHFVIITQLKEEVATLKKMLHQKDQLILEKEKKITELKAEFQYQENQMRAKMNQMEKAHKDVVEQLQARNRELMKQVSALSKGKKLEKPGAMTSP, via the exons ATGGCTGCCCTGTACGCTTGCACGAAATGTAACCAAAGATTCCCATTTGAGGCTCTGTCTCAGGGACAGCAGTTATGCAAG GAATGTCGCATCGCACATCCTATGGTCAAGTGCACTTACTGCAGAACAGAGTTTCAGCAGGAAAG CAAAACCAACACAATTTGTAAGAAATGTGCGCAGAATGTGAAGCTGTATGGCACG CCCAAGCCCTGTCAGTACTGTAATATCATCGCAGCGTTCATCGGCAACAAATGCCAGCGCTGCACAAACTCGGAGAAGAAGTACGGCCCTCCGCACACATGTGAACAGTGCAAGCAGCAGTGTGCTTTTGACCGTAAAGATGACAGGAGAAAG GTAGATGAGAAGCTGCTGTGCTGGCTCTGCACTCTGTCTTACAAGCGAGTCCTCCAAAAAACCAAAGAGCAGCGCAAGCACCTGAGCTCCTCTTCCCACTCCAGCTTGCCAGAGAAGGAGCAGTTTACTCGCCTCAGCAGCAGTAGCCACTATAACAg TCAGAAAACCTTGTCCACTTCTTCCATTCAAAATGAAATCCCCAAGAAAAAGCCCAAGTTTGACGCCATTTCAAGTAATGGTGACAG tTTTTCTCCGGACCTGGCTCTCGACTCGCCTGGCACGGATCACTTTGTGATCATCACTCAGCTGAAGGAGGAGGTGGCCACTCTCAAGAAGATGCTCCACCAGAAGGACCAGCTGATCttggagaaggagaagaag ATCACAGAGCTGAAAGCAGAATTCCAGTACCAGGAGAACCAGATGAGGGCCAAGATGAATCAGATGGAGAAGGCACACAAGGATGTTGTGGAGCAGCTACAG GCCAGGAACAGGGAGCTGATGAAGCAGGTGTCTGCCCTGTCCAAGGGTAAGAAATTGGAGAAGCCGGGAGCCATGACCTCCCCATGA
- the LOC102687014 gene encoding E3 ubiquitin-protein ligase TRIM63 isoform X2, producing the protein MDFQSSIIQESNRMENLEKQLICPICLEIFSKPVVILPCQHNLCRKCANDVFQAANPYWTSRGTNISGGRFRCPSCRHEVVLDRHGVYGLQRNLLVENIIDIYKQESSSPRPLKKVDQPMCLEHEDEKINIYCVTCQVPTCSMCKVFGAHKNCEVSPLENVYQHQKTELSDGIATLVAGNDRVQAIMNQLEDTCRTIEENSQRQKQSLSEHFDMLYAILEERKGEMLLKISQEQEEKMSYVRSLIQQYKEQLDGSSKLVETAIHSMEEPTVATFLMNAKQLLKDMTEASKQTHIQRTEPGFENMDHFTLNIEHIEAMLRTMDFGTENDEEYDEEEQEEEEEEGGEEPSEDQTTGQD; encoded by the exons ATGGATTTCCAATCGAGCATCATCCAGGAGTCCAACAGGATGGAGAACCTGGAGAAGCAGTTGATCTGCCCCATTTGCCTGGAGATCTTCTCCAAGCCTGTGGTCATTCTGCCTTGCCAACACAACCTGTGTCGAAAATGTGCCAATGATGTGTTTCAG GCTGCAAACCCGTACTGGACGTCCCGTGGTACTAATATTTCGGGAGGCCGTTTCCGGTGTCCATCATGTCGTCACGAGGTGGTCCTGGACCGGCACGGGGTCTACGGGCTGCAGAGGAATCTGCTGGTGGAGAACATCATCGACATCTACAAACAGGAGAGCAGCAG CCCCAGGCCACTGAAGAAAGTAGACCAGCCCATGTGTTTGGAGCATGAGGATGAGAAGATCAATATTTATTGTGTGACCTGCCAGGTGCCCACCTGCTCCATGTGCAAAGTGTTTGGAGCTCACAAGAACTGCGAGGTGTCACCCCTGGAGAATGTCTACCAGCATCAAAAG ACGGAGCTCAGTGATGGCATTGCTACACTGGTGGCAGGCAACGACCGAGTCCAGGCCATCATGAACCAGCTGGAGGACACCTGCCGAACCATCGAG GAGAACAGCCAACGGCAGAAGCAGAGCCTCAGCGAGCACTTTGACATGCTCTACGCCATCCTGGAGGAGAGGAAAGGGGAGATGCTGCTGAAGATAAGCCAGGAGCAGGAAGAGAAGATGAGCTACGTGCGTTCCCTTATACAACAGTACAAGGAGCAGTTGGACGGGAGCTCCAAACTGGTGGAGACAGCCATCCATTCTATGGAAGAGCCAACAGTGGCAACATTCTTAATG AATGCTAAACAGCTCCTTAAAGA catgacagAGGCTTCCAAACAGACACACATCCAGAGAACAGAGCCTGGCTTTGAGAACATGGATCACTTCACCCTCAACATCGAACACATAGAGGCAATGCTCAGAACCATGGACTTTGGAACAG AAAATGATGAGGAGTATGATGAAGAGGAgcaagaggaggaggaagaggaagggggAGAGGAGCCATCAGAAGATCAAACAACAG GTCAAGACTGA